The Salegentibacter mishustinae genome includes a window with the following:
- the rpsL gene encoding 30S ribosomal protein S12, producing the protein MPTISQLVRKGRAQMTKKSKSAALDSCPQRRGVCTRVYTTTPKKPNSAMRKVARVRLTNGKEVNAYIPGEGHNLQEHSIVLVRGGRVKDLPGVRYHIVRGALDTAGVEGRSQRRSKYGAKRPKK; encoded by the coding sequence ATGCCAACAATTTCACAATTAGTACGAAAAGGAAGAGCCCAGATGACCAAGAAGAGCAAATCGGCTGCTTTAGATTCGTGCCCTCAAAGAAGAGGAGTGTGCACACGTGTGTATACTACTACACCTAAGAAACCAAACTCGGCTATGCGTAAAGTAGCTAGGGTAAGGTTGACTAATGGAAAAGAAGTTAATGCTTATATTCCAGGTGAGGGTCACAATCTACAAGAGCACTCGATAGTATTGGTTAGAGGTGGAAGGGTAAAAGATTTACCAGGTGTGAGATACCACATTGTTCGCGGTGCATTAGATACAGCGGGTGTTGAAGGTAGAAGCCAGCGTAGGTCTAAATACGGAGCCAAACGCCCTAAAAAGTAA